The following DNA comes from bacterium.
AGATCATCAACCACAATCTCGGGTTTATGACGCAATATCCTGACCCCTTCAATTTGCCCGCGTTTCATTTCCATAGTTGTAGAATGGTTCGATTTCAGTTTTTCTTTCAGAAATTCAAATGCCTTCCATGGGTCAACAGTTTCCCCGCAGGTAAATAAATCTACGGCCGCGTAACCATACTCCGGCCATGTATGAATTGCCAGATGTGATTCAGCAATAACTACAACCCCACTGACTCCATGCGGATTGAAAAGATGAAAAACATTGTCAACAATAGTAGCTCCACTTCGAATAGCGGCCTCATCCATAAATCTTTTGATTGATTCCAGATTATTCAAGATTTTACGGTCACACCCAAAGTAT
Coding sequences within:
- the speD gene encoding adenosylmethionine decarboxylase, whose protein sequence is MKALGRHILVEYFGCDRKILNNLESIKRFMDEAAIRSGATIVDNVFHLFNPHGVSGVVVIAESHLAIHTWPEYGYAAVDLFTCGETVDPWKAFEFLKEKLKSNHSTTMEMKRGQIEGVRILRHKPEIVVDDLSELEVPLEV